A section of the Spirochaetota bacterium genome encodes:
- a CDS encoding aldehyde ferredoxin oxidoreductase family protein, whose translation MYGNTGKVAYINCTTRSVDEVLLQGDIYKKYIGGSGLAAKLFWDYADFNAEPFSEKSVLIFMNGPLAGVPLSGTSRMSAAARSPLTGVFAESSCGGYFSPQLKFAGYDGLIVTGGCEKPSIIHIKEGCITIVPADELWGKTVSDTYSRIKENYGNRCKTLIIGPAGENGVAYACILSDAHHAFGRCGLGAVMGSKKIKAIVIEPHKSSMNYSDKKKIDNLIKELTPRIKEYVISQVLHEFGSAGNLEGHMYTGDVPIKNWTSNFNEEMAENLTGSTLTDKYLTKTGTCAYCVIGCKRIVKVDEEPFTIPEGPGPEYETVVSLGCLLGSSDLAAVCKAGRLCNEYGMDTISTGATIAWAMEAFERGDLTQKETGGLTLQWGDMLTVINKIIPSIALQQGHLGQLLAKGSRAAALSIGKDAINYTAQSKGLEAPMHDPRGGGHGHALAYAVTPRGACHVSTAMHFMETGACNYPEIGFEFDLQALTDEKKPETMVLAAAIGSIENSACFCQYANRSLSFTEMIDILNAVAGYDYTLQDALHAGWRIFHLKRLINHRLGVRASDDTLTQRMLEPARDGEPQGIVINFENMKQRFYELMHLDSKEGVATIETLKEYGLEQEAAIVWGKNI comes from the coding sequence ATGTATGGAAATACTGGAAAGGTTGCATATATCAATTGTACAACACGTTCTGTAGATGAAGTGCTGTTACAGGGAGATATATACAAAAAATATATTGGTGGAAGTGGATTGGCTGCAAAGCTATTTTGGGATTACGCTGATTTTAACGCTGAACCTTTTTCAGAAAAATCTGTGTTGATTTTTATGAATGGCCCACTGGCAGGTGTGCCATTATCCGGTACAAGCAGGATGAGTGCAGCAGCACGTTCACCTCTTACTGGTGTGTTTGCAGAATCTTCATGTGGAGGATATTTCTCGCCACAGTTGAAATTTGCAGGGTATGATGGTCTGATTGTAACGGGAGGGTGTGAAAAACCGTCAATCATTCATATTAAAGAGGGTTGCATTACAATAGTTCCAGCAGATGAATTATGGGGAAAAACTGTTAGTGATACTTATTCAAGAATAAAAGAAAACTATGGTAATAGATGCAAAACGTTGATAATTGGTCCTGCTGGTGAAAATGGGGTTGCATATGCCTGCATATTAAGCGATGCACATCATGCCTTTGGTAGATGTGGATTAGGTGCCGTGATGGGCTCAAAAAAAATTAAAGCAATTGTAATTGAACCCCATAAGAGTTCAATGAACTACTCCGATAAGAAAAAAATTGATAATCTTATTAAGGAACTTACCCCACGTATCAAGGAATATGTCATATCTCAGGTGCTCCATGAGTTTGGGTCAGCAGGGAATTTAGAAGGGCATATGTATACAGGTGATGTCCCTATCAAAAACTGGACATCAAATTTCAATGAAGAAATGGCAGAAAATCTTACCGGAAGCACTTTAACGGACAAATACCTTACCAAAACGGGGACTTGCGCATATTGTGTCATTGGATGTAAAAGGATAGTGAAAGTTGATGAGGAGCCATTCACTATACCAGAAGGGCCCGGTCCTGAATATGAAACTGTAGTGTCACTGGGGTGCCTGCTTGGCTCATCAGATTTAGCTGCAGTGTGTAAAGCAGGAAGGTTATGCAATGAATATGGCATGGACACAATATCAACAGGAGCAACCATCGCATGGGCAATGGAGGCATTTGAACGAGGTGATTTAACCCAGAAAGAAACAGGTGGGTTAACGCTTCAATGGGGCGATATGCTGACAGTAATCAACAAGATTATTCCCTCAATTGCGTTACAACAAGGGCATCTTGGACAATTGCTTGCTAAAGGGAGCAGAGCAGCTGCTCTAAGTATTGGGAAAGATGCAATTAACTATACCGCACAGTCAAAAGGTTTGGAAGCACCAATGCATGATCCGCGTGGTGGAGGGCATGGCCACGCACTTGCATATGCCGTTACCCCACGAGGTGCCTGCCATGTGTCAACTGCTATGCATTTTATGGAAACGGGAGCGTGTAATTATCCTGAAATTGGTTTTGAATTTGATTTACAAGCATTGACTGATGAAAAAAAACCTGAAACCATGGTGCTGGCAGCGGCTATAGGTTCAATAGAAAACAGTGCATGTTTTTGCCAGTATGCAAACCGGTCACTGTCGTTTACTGAAATGATAGACATACTGAATGCTGTTGCCGGTTATGATTACACATTACAGGATGCGCTGCATGCTGGCTGGCGCATATTTCATTTAAAACGGCTTATCAATCACAGACTTGGTGTGCGGGCAAGTGATGATACGTTAACTCAGCGAATGTTAGAACCTGCACGTGATGGTGAGCCCCAAGGAATTGTTATTAATTTTGAAAACATGAAACAACGTTTCTATGAATTAATGCATTTAGATTCTAAGGAAGGAGTAGCAACA